GCCATAGCCGTCGACCCGCGCACCGGCGGCCTCACGCTGCTCAACCAGCAGCCATCCACCGGCGCCTCGCCCTGCTACATCAGCCTCGACCGTTCCGAAAAAGCCGCGCTGGTGGCCAACTACGTGGGCGGCAACGTCGCCCTGCTGCCCCTGAGTCCCAACGGCCAGCTGGCCGCCCCCACCGCCACCGACCAGCACCAGGGCGCCGGCCCGCACAAAAACCAGAACGGCCCGCACGCCCACTGCATTCTCCCCGACCCGACCAATACCTACGCCTTCGCCGTGGACCTGGGCACCGACCAAGTGGTGAGCTACCGGCTCAACGCCGCTCAGGGCCAGTTGGCCCGCCTGGCCGAACCCGCTTTCAAAGCCACGCTTGGCGCGGGGCCGCGCCACCTCATTTTCCATCCCAACGGCAAGCGGGCGTATTTGATTAATGAGCTGAACTCGACGGTGACGGCGCTGGCGTATGACGCGGCGGCCGGCAAGTTTCAGGAGTTGCAAACGGTGAGCACGCTGCCCAAGAGCTTCACTGGTCAGAATTCCTGCGCCGACATTCACGTGTCGCCCGACGGCTTGTTTCTCTACGCCTCCAACCGGGGCCACAACAGCATCGCTGTGTTCGCCATCGACACCAGCAACGGCACGCTGGCGCCCATTCAACACGTGAGCACCCAGGGCAACACCCCGCGCAACTTCAGCCTCACGCCCTCGGGGCGCCTGCTACTGGTGGCCAACCAGAACTCCAATAACGTGGTCACGTTCCGCGTCGACCCGCAAAACGGCCTGCTGGCCCCCACCGGCCAGACCGTGGAAGTGCCCTCGCCCATGTTTGTGCAGGTGGTGGAAGATTTTACGCGCTGAGCCAGCGCCCCGGCCCAGCGGACAACGCGCCAAATGCTACACCGTAAGCGGCCTTACGCTGACGGCACATCGCTGAATGGCCTCTCACCCCCTTTATGCCCGACCTCGACGCCCCCTCCCGCGAGCTGCAATTTCCCCTCTACGTAAAACTGCCGCTCATCCTCCTGGGCCTGGCCCTGGCGGTGTTCACCATTCACATTGCCAGCGAAATCATTTTTCCGCTGTTTTTCGCGGCCATTTTTGCCATCATGCTGCATCCCGTGGAGCAGTGGCTGCTGCGGCACCGGGTGCCCAGGCTGCTGGCCATCACGCTCACGGTGGTACTGGGCGTGAGCGCGCTGCTGGGCCTGCTCTACTTCATCTACATCGAGGCGTCCCAGCTGTCGAGCCAGATGCCGCTGTTCAAGAAGAAGTTTGCCGAAACCACCGCGCAGGTGCACCAGTGGCTGCAATCGCGCTTCGGCGTGAGCGACCA
This DNA window, taken from Hymenobacter sp. 5317J-9, encodes the following:
- a CDS encoding lactonase family protein yields the protein MKFTARFRTLVPVYSLGLLAAAAFLDGCAKKASSSSNASRDYLVYIGTNVSSEQENSIYLYRLAPATGVLTPIGAYRGGASPTYLTMPAGRKFMYAVSETQMFRGAKGGGVSAIAVDPRTGGLTLLNQQPSTGASPCYISLDRSEKAALVANYVGGNVALLPLSPNGQLAAPTATDQHQGAGPHKNQNGPHAHCILPDPTNTYAFAVDLGTDQVVSYRLNAAQGQLARLAEPAFKATLGAGPRHLIFHPNGKRAYLINELNSTVTALAYDAAAGKFQELQTVSTLPKSFTGQNSCADIHVSPDGLFLYASNRGHNSIAVFAIDTSNGTLAPIQHVSTQGNTPRNFSLTPSGRLLLVANQNSNNVVTFRVDPQNGLLAPTGQTVEVPSPMFVQVVEDFTR